From the Quercus lobata isolate SW786 chromosome 6, ValleyOak3.0 Primary Assembly, whole genome shotgun sequence genome, one window contains:
- the LOC115994329 gene encoding uncharacterized protein LOC115994329 isoform X2, with protein MKMGSNKKARVLEGGVFGSGRVGNFGVENLGNGNSDSWGTSVCCEIDNSKEIDSVLETASMVYSMGNSGLNLVERVSRETKMGEIVSDDFKENVKYEVGDMVWGKVKSYPWWPGQIFDEAFAVLSVRRTKKRGHVLVAFFGDGSYGWLNAKELIPFDPHYAEKSMQTNAKAFVSAVEDAENEACRRAALGLECRCRDPSNFQPVDAHGFYAVDVGGYDPHGVYSTEQIQRARDEFFPLEMLSFVWQMALMPCSKLQGNVDWIKSMAKVLAYRMAVFEKSNETYSPASGIDQVCPASSKRVLNQQELLSQATLSGSPHIDEAFGKKSTSPIKIQCKRDQYFLKQVDDPNILRADHLGQEQLSFLSPSMYEEVALSDGEHVLGGKYPHFFMNTEFAGKEDGIDTFSKVSMPLNPGLAGKESVTMDKEAELESNRTKLTDSSQDFQQAQPRMLKTDENHNGPENMHLAGRIASPLDTSQPGIEPSYKLLQPATFKALAGQSTQESSPTALVHREDSPMDQQEKAIEACHTISSGSMARQKNFDTRNVETGLPQLISDLLALALNPFHDVEQNRPAIVLNFFLQFRSIVYQGNLVVSSSEEPVLIETQPIKPHVFPLATESNPVSSAQDLPLSSKPPKKRLKSDFYAKSDHIFDCGEDMSTKRLKHLNELKTLTVEKKASNSKPIKSQGRDCKEIGETVSKKKERNVLKKPITPKMVPVPTMLAMNFPRQSALPSVSELKAKFARFGPLDHSASYVSWKASKCHIVFKYNSDAQAAYRYAVQSSSLFGNVKVYYQLQTLESLEPELHKLGKQLEEEAQYKFPHLTSLSSCNSVESEFQPKSSLQKPPGDDLRSITGIPGSTLHVKLMLGGNQSSESEQFAIDSGIKNSYGNNPTGSSSSSFSTINVNVRNFHKAIPSPLPPPIDLPNPISQFFEDSELLQSVQACDFQHFQVGSRNNHTYYSTPSQSVDISHQMLNLLTKCSEIVHELKRSLGYVPLSLINSTSNI; from the exons ATGAAGATGGGGTCTAATAAGAAAGCTAGGGTTTTGGAAGGTGGGGTTTTTGGTAGTGGCAGAGTTGGTAATTTTGGTGTTGAAAATTTAGGAAATGGGAACAGTGATTCTTGGGGAACTAGTGTTTGCTGTGAGATTGATAATTCTAAAGAAATTGATTCTGTATTAGAGACTGCAAGTATGGTATATAGTATGGGGAATAGTGGTTTGAATTTGGTAGAAAGGGTAAGTAGAGAAACAAAAATGGGTGAAATTGTGAGTGATGATTTCAAAGAAAATGTGAAGTATGAGGTGGGAGATATGGTGTGGGGAAAGGTGAAATCGTATCCGTGGTGGCCGGGTCAAATATTTGATGAAGCATTTGCAGTGCTTTCGGTTCGTAGAACGAAGAAAAGAGGGCATGTATTGGTAGCGTTCTTCGGGGATGGTAGCTATGGTTGGTTAAACGCGAAAGAGCTTATCCCATTTGATCCTCACTATGCTGAGAAATCAATGCAAACGAATGCAAAGGCTTTTGTGAGTGCTGTTGAGGATGCGGAGAATGAGGCCTGTAGAAGGGCTGCACTAGGATTGGAATGCCGGTGTCGCGACCCTTCTAATTTTCAGCCTGTGGATGCTCATGGGTTTTATGCGGTTGATGTGGGAGGTTATGACCCTCATGGGGTGTACTCGACGGAGCAAATTCAAAGGGCTAGAGATGAGTTTTTTCCACTTGAGATGCTTTCTTTTGTGTGGCAAATGGCTTTAATGCCGTGTAGTAAGTTGCAGGGAAATGTTGATTGGATTAAAAGTATGGCTAAAGTTCTTGCCTATCGGATGGCTGTGTTTGAGAAGTCCAACGAGACCTACTCACCTGCATCTGGGATTGATCAAGTTTGCCCTGCAAGTTCAAAGAGGGTTTTAAATCAGCAAGAATTGTTGTCTCAAG CAACCTTGAGTGGTTCTCCCCATATTGATGAAGCTTTTGGCAAGAAGTCTACAAGTCCTATAAAAATTCAGTGTAAGAGAGATCAGTATTTTCTTAAACAGGTTGATGATCCCAACATTTTGAGAGCCGATCACCTTGGTCAAGAGCAACTAAGTTTCCTAAGCCCATCAATGTATGAGGAAGTAGCCTTGTCAGATGGAGAGCATGTCTTGGGAGGGAAATATCCACACTTTTTCATGAATACTGAGTTTGCAGGCAAAGAGGATGGAATTGACACATTTAGCAAAGTGAGTATGCCACTTAATCCGGGGCTTGCTGGCAAAGAGAGTGTAACCATGGACAAGGAAGCAGAACTTGAATCAAATAGGACAAAATTAACTGACAGTTCTCAAGATTTCCAACAAGCTCAGCCAAGAATGCTGAAAACAGATGAAAATCATAATGGGCCTGAGAACATGCATTTGGCTGGCAGAATTGCCTCTCCCTTGGACACCTCACAACCTG GCATAGAGCCTTCATATAAACTCCTTCAACCTGCTACATTCAAGGCATTGGCAGGACAATCGACTCAAGAATCTAGCCCAACTGCTTTAGTTCATAGAGAGGATTCACCAATGGACCAACAGGAGAAAGCAATTGAAGCCTGCCATACCATTTCCTCTGGTTCCATGGCTAGacagaaaaattttgatacaagAAATGTTGAAACTGGACTTCCTCAGTTAATTTCTGATCTATTAGCTCTTGCACTAAATCCTTTCCATGACGTGGAACAGAACAGACCTGCAattgtgcttaatttttttttgcaatttagaTCTATTGTCTATCAGGGAAACTTGGTTGTATCTTCTTCTGAAGAGCCAGTGTTGATTGAAACTCAGCCCATTAAACCTCATGTATTTCCTCTGGCTACTGAGAGCAATCCTGTTAGTAGTGCTCAGGACCTGCCTCTTTCTTCTAAACCACCCAAAAAACGGCTGAAATCTGATTTTTATGCAAAGTCTGACCATATCTTCGATTGTGGGGAAGATATGTCCACAAAGAGACTAAAACACCTAAATGAGCTGAAGACATTGACTGTAGAAAAGAAGGCTAGCAACTCAAAGCCTATAAAGTCTCAAGGAAGAGACTGTAAGGAAATAGGTGAGACAGTttcaaaaaagaaggaaagaaatgTGCTAAAGAAGCCAATTACTCCCAAAATGGTTCCTGTACCTACAATGCTAGCGATGAATTTCCCACGTCAATCGGCTCTTCCATCAGTTTCAGAGCTGAAAGCAAAATTTGCACGCTTTGGTCCCCTCGATCATTCTGCCTCTTATGTGTCTTGGAAAGCCTCAAAATGCCATATTGTTTTCAAATACAATTCTGATGCTCAGGCAGCATATAGGTATGCTGTCCAAAGTAGTTCTCTGTTTGGAAATGTGAAGGTATATTACCAATTGCAAACCCTAGAGTCTCTGGAACCAGAATTGCATAAGCTAGGCAAGCAGCTTGAAGAAGAGGCCCAATATAAGTTTCCACATTTGACATCATTGAGCAGCTGCAATTCTGTAGAATCAGAGTTTCAGCCAAAGTCATCTCTGCAGAAGCCACCGGGTGATGACTTGAGGTCCATCACAGGTATACCTGGTTCAACCTTACACGTAAAATTAATGTTGGGTGGGAATCAAAGTAGTGAAAGTGAGCAGTTTGCAATTGATAGTGGCATCAAAAACTCCTATGGTAACAATCCAACTGGTAGTTCATCATCTTCCTTTTCTACTATCAATGTCAATGTTAGGAACTTCCACAAAGCTATACCTTCACCTTTGCCTCCTCCCATTGATCTCCCTAAcccaatttcacaattttttgagGACAGTGAGCTTCTTCAATCTGTTCAAGCTTGTGATTTTCAGCATTTCCAAGTTGGGTCTAGAAACAATCACACGTATTACTCCACCCCTAGCCAAAGTGTAGACATCTCCCATCAAATGTTAAACCTTCTGACCAAGTGTAGTGAAATTGTACATGAGTTGAAGCGCTCGTTAGGATATGTGCCTCTGTCTCTGATTAACTCAACCAGTAACATATGA
- the LOC115994329 gene encoding uncharacterized protein LOC115994329 isoform X1 — MKMGSNKKARVLEGGVFGSGRVGNFGVENLGNGNSDSWGTSVCCEIDNSKEIDSVLETASMVYSMGNSGLNLVERVSRETKMGEIVSDDFKENVKYEVGDMVWGKVKSYPWWPGQIFDEAFAVLSVRRTKKRGHVLVAFFGDGSYGWLNAKELIPFDPHYAEKSMQTNAKAFVSAVEDAENEACRRAALGLECRCRDPSNFQPVDAHGFYAVDVGGYDPHGVYSTEQIQRARDEFFPLEMLSFVWQMALMPCSKLQGNVDWIKSMAKVLAYRMAVFEKSNETYSPASGIDQVCPASSKRVLNQQELLSQATLSGSPHIDEAFGKKSTSPIKIQCKRDQYFLKQVDDPNILRADHLGQEQLSFLSPSMYEEVALSDGEHVLGGKYPHFFMNTEFAGKEDGIDTFSKVSMPLNPGLAGKESVTMDKEAELESNRTKLTDSSQDFQQAQPRMLKTDENHNGPENMHLAGRIASPLDTSQPGNVLSTDSHNMYKNPKALKRSEVDLSYEEAYVVDINKKKKTKSNLDAGIEPSYKLLQPATFKALAGQSTQESSPTALVHREDSPMDQQEKAIEACHTISSGSMARQKNFDTRNVETGLPQLISDLLALALNPFHDVEQNRPAIVLNFFLQFRSIVYQGNLVVSSSEEPVLIETQPIKPHVFPLATESNPVSSAQDLPLSSKPPKKRLKSDFYAKSDHIFDCGEDMSTKRLKHLNELKTLTVEKKASNSKPIKSQGRDCKEIGETVSKKKERNVLKKPITPKMVPVPTMLAMNFPRQSALPSVSELKAKFARFGPLDHSASYVSWKASKCHIVFKYNSDAQAAYRYAVQSSSLFGNVKVYYQLQTLESLEPELHKLGKQLEEEAQYKFPHLTSLSSCNSVESEFQPKSSLQKPPGDDLRSITGIPGSTLHVKLMLGGNQSSESEQFAIDSGIKNSYGNNPTGSSSSSFSTINVNVRNFHKAIPSPLPPPIDLPNPISQFFEDSELLQSVQACDFQHFQVGSRNNHTYYSTPSQSVDISHQMLNLLTKCSEIVHELKRSLGYVPLSLINSTSNI; from the exons ATGAAGATGGGGTCTAATAAGAAAGCTAGGGTTTTGGAAGGTGGGGTTTTTGGTAGTGGCAGAGTTGGTAATTTTGGTGTTGAAAATTTAGGAAATGGGAACAGTGATTCTTGGGGAACTAGTGTTTGCTGTGAGATTGATAATTCTAAAGAAATTGATTCTGTATTAGAGACTGCAAGTATGGTATATAGTATGGGGAATAGTGGTTTGAATTTGGTAGAAAGGGTAAGTAGAGAAACAAAAATGGGTGAAATTGTGAGTGATGATTTCAAAGAAAATGTGAAGTATGAGGTGGGAGATATGGTGTGGGGAAAGGTGAAATCGTATCCGTGGTGGCCGGGTCAAATATTTGATGAAGCATTTGCAGTGCTTTCGGTTCGTAGAACGAAGAAAAGAGGGCATGTATTGGTAGCGTTCTTCGGGGATGGTAGCTATGGTTGGTTAAACGCGAAAGAGCTTATCCCATTTGATCCTCACTATGCTGAGAAATCAATGCAAACGAATGCAAAGGCTTTTGTGAGTGCTGTTGAGGATGCGGAGAATGAGGCCTGTAGAAGGGCTGCACTAGGATTGGAATGCCGGTGTCGCGACCCTTCTAATTTTCAGCCTGTGGATGCTCATGGGTTTTATGCGGTTGATGTGGGAGGTTATGACCCTCATGGGGTGTACTCGACGGAGCAAATTCAAAGGGCTAGAGATGAGTTTTTTCCACTTGAGATGCTTTCTTTTGTGTGGCAAATGGCTTTAATGCCGTGTAGTAAGTTGCAGGGAAATGTTGATTGGATTAAAAGTATGGCTAAAGTTCTTGCCTATCGGATGGCTGTGTTTGAGAAGTCCAACGAGACCTACTCACCTGCATCTGGGATTGATCAAGTTTGCCCTGCAAGTTCAAAGAGGGTTTTAAATCAGCAAGAATTGTTGTCTCAAG CAACCTTGAGTGGTTCTCCCCATATTGATGAAGCTTTTGGCAAGAAGTCTACAAGTCCTATAAAAATTCAGTGTAAGAGAGATCAGTATTTTCTTAAACAGGTTGATGATCCCAACATTTTGAGAGCCGATCACCTTGGTCAAGAGCAACTAAGTTTCCTAAGCCCATCAATGTATGAGGAAGTAGCCTTGTCAGATGGAGAGCATGTCTTGGGAGGGAAATATCCACACTTTTTCATGAATACTGAGTTTGCAGGCAAAGAGGATGGAATTGACACATTTAGCAAAGTGAGTATGCCACTTAATCCGGGGCTTGCTGGCAAAGAGAGTGTAACCATGGACAAGGAAGCAGAACTTGAATCAAATAGGACAAAATTAACTGACAGTTCTCAAGATTTCCAACAAGCTCAGCCAAGAATGCTGAAAACAGATGAAAATCATAATGGGCCTGAGAACATGCATTTGGCTGGCAGAATTGCCTCTCCCTTGGACACCTCACAACCTGGTAATGTTCTTTCTACAGATAGTCACAATATGTATAAAAACCCAAAGGCTCTTAAACGTTCTGAAGTGGACTTGAGTTATGAGGAAGCTTATGTGGTagatataaataagaaaaagaaaacaaaatctaatttgGATGCAGGCATAGAGCCTTCATATAAACTCCTTCAACCTGCTACATTCAAGGCATTGGCAGGACAATCGACTCAAGAATCTAGCCCAACTGCTTTAGTTCATAGAGAGGATTCACCAATGGACCAACAGGAGAAAGCAATTGAAGCCTGCCATACCATTTCCTCTGGTTCCATGGCTAGacagaaaaattttgatacaagAAATGTTGAAACTGGACTTCCTCAGTTAATTTCTGATCTATTAGCTCTTGCACTAAATCCTTTCCATGACGTGGAACAGAACAGACCTGCAattgtgcttaatttttttttgcaatttagaTCTATTGTCTATCAGGGAAACTTGGTTGTATCTTCTTCTGAAGAGCCAGTGTTGATTGAAACTCAGCCCATTAAACCTCATGTATTTCCTCTGGCTACTGAGAGCAATCCTGTTAGTAGTGCTCAGGACCTGCCTCTTTCTTCTAAACCACCCAAAAAACGGCTGAAATCTGATTTTTATGCAAAGTCTGACCATATCTTCGATTGTGGGGAAGATATGTCCACAAAGAGACTAAAACACCTAAATGAGCTGAAGACATTGACTGTAGAAAAGAAGGCTAGCAACTCAAAGCCTATAAAGTCTCAAGGAAGAGACTGTAAGGAAATAGGTGAGACAGTttcaaaaaagaaggaaagaaatgTGCTAAAGAAGCCAATTACTCCCAAAATGGTTCCTGTACCTACAATGCTAGCGATGAATTTCCCACGTCAATCGGCTCTTCCATCAGTTTCAGAGCTGAAAGCAAAATTTGCACGCTTTGGTCCCCTCGATCATTCTGCCTCTTATGTGTCTTGGAAAGCCTCAAAATGCCATATTGTTTTCAAATACAATTCTGATGCTCAGGCAGCATATAGGTATGCTGTCCAAAGTAGTTCTCTGTTTGGAAATGTGAAGGTATATTACCAATTGCAAACCCTAGAGTCTCTGGAACCAGAATTGCATAAGCTAGGCAAGCAGCTTGAAGAAGAGGCCCAATATAAGTTTCCACATTTGACATCATTGAGCAGCTGCAATTCTGTAGAATCAGAGTTTCAGCCAAAGTCATCTCTGCAGAAGCCACCGGGTGATGACTTGAGGTCCATCACAGGTATACCTGGTTCAACCTTACACGTAAAATTAATGTTGGGTGGGAATCAAAGTAGTGAAAGTGAGCAGTTTGCAATTGATAGTGGCATCAAAAACTCCTATGGTAACAATCCAACTGGTAGTTCATCATCTTCCTTTTCTACTATCAATGTCAATGTTAGGAACTTCCACAAAGCTATACCTTCACCTTTGCCTCCTCCCATTGATCTCCCTAAcccaatttcacaattttttgagGACAGTGAGCTTCTTCAATCTGTTCAAGCTTGTGATTTTCAGCATTTCCAAGTTGGGTCTAGAAACAATCACACGTATTACTCCACCCCTAGCCAAAGTGTAGACATCTCCCATCAAATGTTAAACCTTCTGACCAAGTGTAGTGAAATTGTACATGAGTTGAAGCGCTCGTTAGGATATGTGCCTCTGTCTCTGATTAACTCAACCAGTAACATATGA